A window of Carassius gibelio isolate Cgi1373 ecotype wild population from Czech Republic chromosome A3, carGib1.2-hapl.c, whole genome shotgun sequence genomic DNA:
ttcacaggagatgcaagtaactttacctccagactgtgacctttactggtgtatctaatataattttaacctcattgaggaactcaatgcaagggttaattacgtgattgatggttgttcatgtttatgcaatttaacgtattgctgttaacttgggattccatatttccattctcttaaactcatctttccctaactttcgaccttcctgcaacttgtgtgaatgtgtgtgtgcgtgcgtttatgtgttagattagtttatatgtcttagatttatctaataaagccttattcatattgaaaagagaagtatcttgtgttttgtgcttacaagttaatatcttaaactgtcgatcttgttactgtgctaattgatagtgttttcactatagtttggatattagtatccagcgcagatttgatgttaaacggctcgttcactgaaccgcaggcgcgtctccgtgagcagccgtgaaacagtgattctgttcaaattccctttaaaatcttaaatgattccctttgagctaaattgacctgtttcccttacagcatttaatgtaaatttacagtaaaattctgttaattatacagcttttagaagtaaaaaaagaacaaatcaatgtataatttacagtctaaaactgtaaactgatattcccagaattccctgcgtgacactccacgtttgaaagtattttgtttaaataatcatgtttttaaatagttattgttatcagttatgtacatttgagctttatgttacatcttctgttgcttgatgaaagttttttgcattatttaagtatcacgtgtgttaccatgatggtgttttgtgtttccataaatgtgcaccttctatatgttaatatatacttctgcttgtggtgaagctacttgtgatgagctttgatacttcatgtggctttctcttatacagtaccatctttattattatggtggttgtcagtattttcaaggtacaaaacagatttaattttgtgtgttgttgaatttactggtttatattcacattttcttgtttgtaaattacagctttatattgtaaaattaacagtttttgacgtaaatgtgtttacagttttctgtatttttacaaaattattctggcaaccacagctgccaaaaagtttttgtaaaaacaacaagaaattttttacagtgtacttaatttaatgttatattagcaCAATTTCgcataatcctactgctcaaaatacctgggattttcccATAATACCACTATATGGaataaagatatatttttgtggttgatatggactacgtcgacgagagtaatgttcactgtgaaacTTGCACTGcaatgtacctgagagaaaacagagttgaccatctgattttcaccagtaagaaaaaagaacatcacagttatatatgacaagagAATAAGacctgaagaacattttaaggaaaatataattagattttaataaaaaaaaattcttctcaaaccttgtctgtggtgtaaaaaacaAGCCTGCACAAATGCCCCCAGAGGGTAtcacttcccactttgataattattgtatttaccatgttctgaacatcacattttTTCTTTTCCCCCTAGATGTAATCTATTTAGGTGGTTGAATACAAATATTTGGACTTTATATCTAAtctaatatatcttttttttctttatctaaaATAGAGACACTGATAATGACGTGTCTGCATTTAAGCATTTCAGTGGACTTAAATAGATCACCCTTTACAGCAGATTTAGTTaacaaaattacaataattaatcctaaaattCAACATTAGTAACTTAATTTTACCATCAATCCCGGTTCTTACTTGTGAATTCAGTTCACTGGAGAGTCGCACTAAATGGTTCATTTAAATCAGTGAGTTGTCAACTCGAGAACAACAGCAATCAGATCATTCTAATTTGTGAATGAATCGTTTGGTGCAATTTGCGAACTTATTTAAAAGGTTCATTGAAAAGAATCAGTTTGATCATGAATCAGAAActgcttctgcgtgtcggagcagtaactatatgttttatgaaatgtagtgaagtaaaaagtatgaTCTTATGCttcggaatgtagtgaagtaaaagtaaaagttactcaaaataaaactatactccaataaagtacagatacttgaaaaatgtacttccAAATCTATCCAAATCATGTCCATGAAACCGGCAGCAGAAAAACACAAGAGACACTCCtttcctaaaattagtttttcctCATTCCACACGTTCCCATGCAAAGCAGCAAGATTTGTACTTgactatgtattattatttataattgcaCAGCACTCTGGAAAACTGAttcgtctctgtctctctctctcttgatgaACTGAGAGTAGCGGGCTGTACGAGAGTAGCGGCGAGTTAAAAAGTTATGCGCATGTGGCGCgacttttgttttatgtttttttggtgttagttaataaaaaaaataaagcttcctCGAGCCTCAGTACACCGACCCTGGTCTCCTTCCTTCACCCACAAAGAAAACTTGAACTGTATTACAAAAACAAACGTACCCaataatgctattgagctagccggATGCTACACGTTctgggcagatagaacggcagatgacttGGGCAatacaagaggtggtggattgtgcatttatgtcaacaaagcttggtgtacgaacactggcattgttgggagacactgctcagctaacctagagtttctaaTGGTCAAATGTAGACCTTTTATCTGCCgtgggagttcacttccaccataataaccgcagtctatattccactggatgctaatgccaagcttgctttgaacaaacttcatgcagccattagtaaacaacagactgctcacccggaggTTGCTTTTATTGTGgcaggtgattttaatcactgcaaattaaagacagtgctccccaaataaaataaaaaaaactcaaactgACTCCTTCACTGTCCAGCCACTCAAGATCAGGTTCAGGATACCAGCCTTCAGATTCACACTGTAGATGAAGCCCTCCTGAATTCAAACCCATCTACAGTGATCACTGGAGGACGTCCTACAGCTACAGACCAACATCCACATCATTCAGTGAGTGAACTACACAATATCATAAAAAGCAACATATACGTCAAATGCATCATGCCTAAACATTACATGTTAACTTTAGTTAGTTTCCTCACCCTCAACTCTGACATTAACTGTGGTGTCATCATACCAGGATTTGGACTCAATAAAACACTTATAAAGTCCTTCATCAGAGACTTGGACTGATGAGAGTTTGAGTGATGCATCTCCTCTCTGTAGTTCTTGATGATTCAGTTTTGTTCTCCCTCTGTAGGACTGAATCTGATCTGTGTTTCTGTCTTCATGATCCTCATAAAGATGAACTAGTTGTGAGTCTTTCTGATCAGATCTAAACCACTCCACTCTCATGTCCACTACACTGATGCTGGGTTTGACTGAACAGGGCAGAATCACATCTTCACCAGCTACAGCAAACACAGGATCTGCAGATCCCACTAGCTGATACTTCTCtgtaaaagagaaagcaaaactaAACTACACATAAAAAAGGTTTCATGTTGGTCCAGACAAACAGTAGCGGCGAAAAAGTAgttataaacataatttattattcagTAATTAATAATTTACCTGATCTTGAGTCTGTAATTCCACTCACAAGCAGGAGagtcaaacaaacaaacttcaTGTCTGAAAAGATACAGatgctaaaaagaaaattaaaacaatactaataatactaatagtaataataaaagaaaaaaaagaaagcaataaaACAGAATAGTGTGTCAGCATGCacaatttttagtttaaaaacgACTTAAACTTACCTTCCAGGTCGAATGAAACACATTTATTCTTTCTAATGACAGAAAACCAGTTAAACTGGGTCAAGACAAGtacagacgagtacagaacgtaTATCtagttaataaaatacatataaatatgattaatatgAAAGGGGGgagatatatattattaaaaacaatatgctgatttaaaaaatatatctctaTCCCTTTCAAATTTAGTCACACTCACACTCTGGGATGAGTGTGAGTGAGTCACACTCATCCCAGGCTTCAGGTAAACATTTCTTGAATCTTCCGTGGCATCGATTCAACATTGATGTTCTCAAGATATTCTCAAGATTGTCTTAATAAATTGCATCCACATGAGAGTTTGTACAAATGGAGGTCAGGAGGGAGATAATTCCTGGATTTGTTTCACTTACTTGTGTAACCAAACACCTGAGACGACAAAGTCCCTCCCATCATTCTCACATCAGCTGATAAACATGTCTCACAAAGACTGACATTCCTTACATTAATCTGAAATATGGCAGACACATTGCACAGAAGTAAAAGAAAATGCAAACACAAATGTAGATGATGACAGAAAAGACACATCCACAAATATAGGGAGAACTTTAAACTCTAATGACAACACACCAGAAATAAATttcaagctatatatatatatatatatgtatgtatgtatatcacATAcaaactttattcttgaaaaaaTAGTCATTGTGTAAGATAAAGCTAATATATAACTACATTTCATGTAAATTTAGCAAAGAAAATAGAAGTTTAGATCATCATTATTTAGAAAAACAATTGAGACAAATGATCACAAAGCTGTAAACCAGGGCTCAaaactgtcctgcagagttaagcTCCAAATTAAACACACCTACACCAGATAATTCAGGGCTGTGTTAGGGATGGCACACTCATTTTCACTGTTATTACCCAGGGGAAAAGACAATGTCACACTATATGGGATAAGCTGTTTACTGACTGAccgaaaaatatttaaaatttaaaatactaTCTCTGTTACAGTTtatgctgccggaaggaacacagaGCCGAGGAATAACCGaaataagtgaaagtgaaagtgacgtgacattcagccaactatggtgacccatactcagaatttgtgctctgcatttaacccatccgaagtgcacacacacagagcagtgtacacacacacacacactgtgaagacacacccggagcagtgggcagccatttatggcgcccggggagcagttgggggttcaatgccttgctcaagggcacctaagtcgtagtattgaaggtggagagagaactgtacatgcactccccccacccacaattcctgccggcccgggactcgaactcacaacccttcgattaggAGTCCAACTatctaaccattaagccacaacTTCCCTTTAAGGCTTTATTATATCCAACATAAGTAttatccaaacatggatcacaaaggaagacacacgtaagttgcaagtagacccgacaaaacagaactgaaaggacaaggcttatgtacaagggataattggggaaacacacgtggatggcatgactaaattaacagggacatggaacacatggggaatagaatagacacacctgggaactaatcaaaccaaacacggaagacagaaactgggtcacaggggcaaaaacacactaaaagaGTCCAGGTATGTAACATTACTCCCCTCTCCCGGTAGGTGTGTCCCCGCActgtagaaacaacagagggaggcgtgggtgggaacttgggaggaggttccggtggaggacagactcccaggagggggccagcagacagggactacggaggaaggagccagggaggagacgacggagggaggagccagggaggagacaggagggaTCTGGAGCAGGAGGTACACAgcaggacccaggccacagccataacaGCCCAAGGTGGGGCCGACggtgggaggagccatggaggaggaatgGCCGCCGACTCCAGGGGCTCGACCCATGGCAACTGAGCAAGTGGAAGAGGAGCCAGAGGCGGAGACGGACAGCCGAAGAGCCAGGGTGACGGGCAGGAGCCGGAGGTCCTAGGCGGAACCGATGGCTCTGGTGACTGATGTGGCGATGTGGATCCGGAAGGCCGTGGTGGAGCCAGAGTGACAGAGGACTGAGGTGGAGCCGAGGGGATGAAGGAGCCTgatggagccggagggacgaagGGATGAGGCGAAGctggaggagtggagtcccgaggcatAGGATGGACTCTGAGGGCGAGCAGAGATGCTGCCAGACGACAGCGAAGGGGAGGCAGGAGCGGGTGGGAGGTTGGGAATTTCGAATTAGCAggcactggagcgagctctggggctggagcccttcctgggcttaactggggttcAGGAGCCcgtcctgggcttaactggggatcaggagcccgtcctgggcttaactggggaacAGGAGCCcgtcctgggcttaactggggaacAGGAACTATTATCCTCTCCATCCATTTGCATAAGTGAGATGTCAACGCTATGGGCCTATAGTTATCAGAATTAGCTGGATCCTTACCAGGCTTGTTAAATGGTAATATTACTGCACTGCGATACTATTTCATCCCTCCAGATTTTATTAAAGAGTCTTAATACTAACTTAATACTAACTTTAATGATTCTACTGAAAACTGTCGAAACATGGCATAACATAGTTGATCTTGCCCAGGTGCTGTATAACCAGTGCCTAGCAGAGCTATGTTGAGCTGTGACATTGTAAAATCCACATCTAGAGTTGACATACCATCCTCCCTTTTCAACATGGGTTATAAAAGTTGATCAACTTAATATGACCCTCTTTCCTTGGGCTACAGATCTCTACCATAGTACATTCCATATCCTCTGGGCAAGGGAGCTCCATATGCCAGCCCATCCTTGAGAAATGTAGCACACCCTCCACCATATTGATTGTTAGGCCTGTCATATCTTACAGAATTAAACCCTGGTATAATGAAGTCCAGATGTGGTTTATTGCACACATACTACATCTGGAACTACATctaattcataaatatatttttttaatccttgACCATTAGCTACAAGGCTTCTGATGTTCCACCGTAGTATGTGAATTGCCATAATTAATGTTCTAACCCTCAACTTTTGTATTTTCCCCATTTCCAAGTACTGTCAACAATTCGTGATCCGTTTTAACATCTTTTATATCAAGGTATCTTTCTGCTGCCTCCACAATTGCCTTGATTctatcacttttcttttttaattgtgatgcaaCATTGATAGTATGACATATGAAAACCACAAAGTTTGTCTTCTTAACTACAAATGTTTCCTTATCAACTTCACACTTGTGATCACATGTAACCTGAGTATGGACTGGAGTTTGCCTTTGTGTTTGATTAACTGACACTAGGTTTCTTTGAAACATTCTACTGGGGCTTTTATTTGTTCCTGTTTCTCTCACTGTTTTTAGTGCTTCTGCATAAGACACTTTTCTTAGAATCTTCCGCCTCTGTGCTTCTCTAGCTTCTCTTTGAACTTCACATCCTCCAAATGCAGCAATATGCACTCCAGCACAGTTACAGCATTTAATCTTTGTATCCTTTTCACATTTACCGTACTCATGTCGCTACATCTAGCGCACCTTAGTTTTCCTTTGCATTGCTGTGCTGTGTGTCTCATTCTTTGACATTTATAGCATCTGATAGGTTTGGGAATGTACTCTCTCACACTGTAATTCATGTATCCTATTTGCACTGATTTAGGGAGCGTTTTTTCTCAAATTGCACTACAACCGATAGTGTATCCTTTAGTG
This region includes:
- the LOC127955362 gene encoding butyrophilin-like protein 3, which codes for MKFVCLTLLLVSGITDSRSEKYQLVGSADPVFAVAGEDVILPCSVKPSISVVDMRVEWFRSDQKDSQLVHLYEDHEDRNTDQIQSYRGRTKLNHQELQRGDASLKLSSVQVSDEGLYKCFIESKSWYDDTTVNVRVEAVGRPPVITVDGFDNSGGLHLQCESEGWYPEPDLEWLDSEGVSLNSENTETHGNTDRFSVKHTTTVHHSDKIHCRVKLRHHMLETLIISSSNMFISWRTPVIMISVFVVLSVIAGILISVFVH